A single window of Montipora capricornis isolate CH-2021 chromosome 14, ASM3666992v2, whole genome shotgun sequence DNA harbors:
- the LOC138033831 gene encoding methionine aminopeptidase 1-like, giving the protein MAAMTERTCESQGCDQPAKLQCPTCIKLGIQGSFFCAQDCFKQNWNEHKKVHKTVKAAAKIQNFKPASYNPWPGYKFTGALRPWPKSAWRVVPDHIQKPDYAETGVPLSEIKSKQSMQIKVLSGEEVEKMRVACRLAREVMDTAANNVRVGITTDELDRIVHEACLERNCYPSPLNYHGFPKSCCTSVNEVICHGIPDMRPLEDGDLLNIDITIYFNGFHGDLNETFFVGEVNEDSKQLVKVTYECINQAISSVKPGVKYREIGNIIQKHAQAHGFSVVKGYCGHGIHELFHTAPSVPHYAKNKAVGVMKPGHTFTIEPMISQGTWRDEIWPDNWTAVTQDGKRSAQFEQTLLVTETGCDILTIRPDDNGRAHFLSQM; this is encoded by the exons atggcggccatgACTGAACGGACTTGCGAAAGTCAGGGTTGCGATCAGCCCGCAAAACTGCAATGTCCCACCTGCATTAAACTCGGAATACAAGGTAGCTTTTTCTGTGCTCAG GATTGCTTCAAACAAAACTGGAATGAACACAAGAAGGTCCACAAGACTGTTAAGGCAGCAG CTAAAATACAGAATTTTAAGCCTGCTTCCTACAACCCATGGCCTGGATATAAATTCACTGGAGCACTGCGACCATGGCCCAAG TCCGCCTGGCGAGTGGTTCCAGATCACATTCAGAAGCCAGACTATGCAGAAACTG GTGTCCCACTGtctgaaatcaaatcaaaacagAGCATGCAGATCAAAGTTCTTAGTGGAGAAGAAGTTGAAAAGATGCGTGTTGCTTGCAGA ttGGCAAGAGAAGTAATGGACACAGCTGCAAATAATGTTAGAGTAGGAATCACAACAGATGAACTTGACAGGATTGTTCATGAG GCTTGTCTTGAGAGAAACTGTTACCCCTCTCCTCTAAACTATCATGGATTTCCTAAGTCTTGTTGCAC GTCTGTCAATGAAGTGATTTGCCATGGCATCCCAGACATGAGGCCATTGGAAGATGGTGACCTTTTGAATA TTGATATCACCATTTATTTCAATGGATTCCACGGAGACCTAAATGAGACGTTCTTCGTTGGTGAAGTCAATGAAGACAGTAAACAACTTGTAAAAGTCACTTATGAGTGCATTAATCAAGCCATTTCTTCAG TCAAGCCTGGTGTTAAGTACAGAGAAATTGGTAACATAATTCAGAAACATGCTCAGGCGCATGGCTTCTCAGTGGTGAAGGGCTATTGTGGCCACGGAATTCACGA ACTGTTTCATACCGCACCAAGCGTTCCCCACTACGCAA AAAACAAAGCTGTCGGTGTGATGAAGCCTGGACATACCTTTACTATTGAGCCAATGATATCACAAG GAACTTGGCGAGATGAGATTTGGCCAGACAACTGGACAGCAGTTACACAG GATGGTAAGCGATCCGCACAGTTTGAGCAAACCTTGTTGGTGACTGAGACGGGCTGTGATATCCTGACAATTAGACCCGATGACAATGGACGAGCTCATTTCCTCTCACAAATGTAA